GTGCCTATGACAAGGTAGAGTGAATGCCTAAAAAGAGAACGTTATTGTGCCTACGGGAAGTCCCTTAAGATGTCGGATTCTATAGAGTCAAAGTTGTGATTAGGAGACTACCTTTGTTTTCATTAGAGGAGTTCCCAGCTTAGCTGTAGTAGTGCTCCCAAATCCAAATTTGGCCTTCTTTTCTGCAGGCCTTAAAATCTGAAACGAGCACATCAAAGACTCATCCACGCTCATTATCACACCAGCATTGTCAAAATCTCCACAGTAATTTGGGGCCGAGAATATTGTCACAAGTTGTCTGTCAGCAAAGAACTCATATCCATCTTCGACCACCTAAAAATTGCCAGAGCCATTTAAACTAAGATTTGACAAAGTGGACAAGGTAATTGACAGAACAACAGACAGTTCAAACCTGGTGGGCACGGCAGATAAGGTCAAGATCATGCTTTTCAAGAAATTCCTTGACCGTCTCGTGACCAAAAGTATACGACACTCCCCTATCATTAATCCCCCACCCTCTGATATCTCTGCTAGGATCAGACCACAGCAAATCACATAGTAAACCAGTTTCAGGGACATCAGCAGGACGCTGTAAATTTCTGATTTGATCCAAAGTATTGAGATCCGGAGAGAGTCCTCCGTGCATACACAGTATCTTCCCATCAATTAAAGCCGCAACAGGTAGACAGTTGAAGCAATCTGTGAACACTTTCCATAGTTTTACATTAAACCGTCTCTTGCATTCATCGTAAAATCCATATATGCGGTTGACTGAAGCACATTCATGGTTGCCCCTCAGTAAGAAAAACTTCTCAGGGTACTTTATTTTGTAAGCAAACATGAGGCAGATTGTTTCCAGGCTTTGCTTCCCCCGATCCACATAATCACCCAGGAACAAGTAGTTTGATTCAGGGGGTGACCCACCATACTCGAAAAGTCTAAGAAGATCAGAATATTGGCCATGAATATCACCTGTCAAAGTTATGAATGAGAAAATGAAGAGCTAAGACTGGATTTTGGCAGTACTATACGTAATCCACAGAAATTGGGTATGAAAGAGTGATGTGTGAGACCGTTAATTTTCAAGTGTTCCACTACAAACTCAAACTTGGAACTGAGGAATTAACAAAACCAAAAGAGCTTTTTCTTGAAGATCACTGTGTGTCTTTTCAGCACAGGATCTTTAACTAAATAAGACCACATAATTTGGGAAGTAGTAAGAGGATGCACGGTGGATACTTAAAAAAGACCGGGGTAATAGGCAGCTCGCACGTATACAGCTAAAAGACTGGAACAGAGACTCATTAAGCATCTAATGTAGTGATTTTaaagaaaattgaagaagcatGTCTCTCCTACTAATGCAGACAAGATACTTAATCTCATGTGCGTTCTAGACCTCACTTGTTGTCCATACTAGAAATGCAAATGTTTCCGAGTTGCCACACAAGCACATAACAAATAAGAAAATTCGACTTCTTTAACATCCCATAGATTGTTGAGACTGGTTCCATAATTATGGAGACCACTGATCATGAATATTGAATACATACAGCACTTGTAGAAGGCCATCCACAAGTTTTTTGGGTTAAAACAGAAAAAGCTGTGGAGAAAACTGAAGAAGAATGGAATGAAGCAAACAGCAAtgtcataaattttaaaaaacggGGAAGAAAAATCTGATGAGTGAGAATAACAGCACATTCAAACTCTCCAATTCTCATAGCCCCTTCCAAAATTGGCTTGCAAACCAAGGTTCGTATCATTATTCATAACCGCAGACCAATTGTTCTGAAACTATAAACACCCTAATCAAGACCAAAAACCGAATATGCAACTCTGTATACTCAAACACCACTATTTAAGAAGTACACAGTAATTCCATAACAATAAAAGCAGACTCAAGTAAGATAGGAGTATTTGGCTGTCTAAGCTCCCAACACAAACAACACCACACTCACAAACAGTAATCACCATAAACTAAGTTCACTGCTAAAGCTTAAAACAGCAATGCTTTTCTTTCTTTAGTAGTAAAACTCTTCACATATTCCATTCCTACACCAATAAACTCAATCATTCCCAAACTACAGCTCAAAAGTCAACGCTGATCACGAATTCCACTTCAAGTCAACCCACCACAAAAAACCAGGAAGataaaaaaaacccaaaatgAAACAAAACCCTACTAAATCGATAGGACAGTTAATTCGATTTAACAACATTTCGGTTTaaccaaaataaatatactattaaaaAATCGAAACTTGGGAGAAAATCTGACCACAGATTTTAATGGGGGCTTCAAGCTCAAGAAGATTAGGCTGGTGGAGGAAAATCTCTTTGGAATGGAAACAGAGCTTTCTCATCTCCGACTCCGACAGCTGCACTTGCTTCCCAGGTCTCCCTTTGACCTCAAGCAATCGATTGATTATATCATCCAAAGCCGCTGAATCCATCTGATTCATCCCTTCTTCTTCGTTTAACCAAAACCCAGGTCGTGtgtggattggattggattggatttttTGTTAGCAATTCTTTATAGTTTTGAAAATGGCGTCGCCACTCCCAGGAAGATGGCAGTCGGTAGATTCCTACGAAGGAATTATTTAAACtgaattattttaaattgatCAATCGAGttcaataaaaaattatgacgTGTATAAAAGTTTTAAAGAATTAATGATTTTGAATTCAGTAAAGATGTATACCAgctcttatattttattttgtttatttaaaattcCTTATGATGCAAaacatatttaaataaataaaaatgataatattttattgaaaactAGTACTAATATATTTCGATTTTcgaaatttgaaaattatactccctccgtccccgattaagagtcacacttttccATTTCTGTCTGTCCCCAATTAAGAgttacacttcatttttatcataaatggtaagtaggtctcacatttcactaactcacttcactcatattttattataaaactaatataaaaaagtgggtctcacgtttcactaactttttcaactaacttttatttacatttcttaaaactcgtgtctggTCAAAGTGTAATTCTTAATCGGGAACGGAGGGCACACGATTCACATGTCACAACCAAATCACCCC
This sequence is a window from Salvia splendens isolate huo1 chromosome 5, SspV2, whole genome shotgun sequence. Protein-coding genes within it:
- the LOC121805219 gene encoding serine/threonine-protein phosphatase PP1-like, yielding MNQMDSAALDDIINRLLEVKGRPGKQVQLSESEMRKLCFHSKEIFLHQPNLLELEAPIKICGDIHGQYSDLLRLFEYGGSPPESNYLFLGDYVDRGKQSLETICLMFAYKIKYPEKFFLLRGNHECASVNRIYGFYDECKRRFNVKLWKVFTDCFNCLPVAALIDGKILCMHGGLSPDLNTLDQIRNLQRPADVPETGLLCDLLWSDPSRDIRGWGINDRGVSYTFGHETVKEFLEKHDLDLICRAHQVVEDGYEFFADRQLVTIFSAPNYCGDFDNAGVIMSVDESLMCSFQILRPAEKKAKFGFGSTTTAKLGTPLMKTKSFLGARIG